Part of the Helicobacter bilis genome is shown below.
AATCTCATAAATCTTAGCGCCGACTTCATGTGTGCTATCAGCTATATCAGCGTTTTCTTGTGTTGCCTCTGATATTGCAGAAATATTATCATTGATATGCAATATCTTATCGTTTTGCTCAGAAATAAGGCTTGAAATATCCATAATACCCTGCGTTAATATCGTAGTGTTTGCTTCTATCTCACCCAAACTTTTTTGCGTTCTCTCTGCGAGTTTTCTCACTTCATCAGCTACAACTGCAAAGCCTCTGCCATGCTCTCCTGCCCTTGCTGCTTCAATCGCTGCATTCAATGCTAAAAGGTTGGTTTGATCGGCAATATCTCTAATAATGCCAATCACACTTTTAATATCTTCACTTTGCTTAATGATAGATTTACTTTGCTCATTAATATTGCCAATAGATTCTGTAATATGTGCGATCGAACCAGCTGTATCCTCTACACCTTGTGCTTGCTGCATACTGCTTTTATGTAGGTTTCGCGTATTATCATCTAAGCTTTTGCTATAACTTGCAAGTTTGTCAATTAGTCCCGCATTCATTTTTAGCATATTTGCAAATTGTGCTATTGCGATATTAATACCTGTTTCAATACCAACTGGCTCATTAATCTGTTGCGAATAGTCTTCCTTAGAAACTGCATCAAGCACAATATTAATACGCGCAATATCTGCACAAATATTTTTCTTTAAAATACCGCTCATTGTATTAAGTGCATCAACAACGCCTTGCAAGTTTGGATTATTACTTACAATATCAATTTGAGATCCAAACCTACCATCTTTTGCTTCTGCAATAAGATCATTTATACTTTGTAAAAGACTTTGTTCATCATGTCTTAATGCGACAATTTCTTCAATTTCTTTATTGATTCTATGCGACATTTTGCCAAACTCATCTTTATTTTTTATAAGCGTTGTCTTTGGTGGTGTTTTGCTTTGATAGCTTAGGAATTTAAAGAATGCACTTAAATCAGATTCTATAACATTTAATGGCTGCAAATTTCTACGCACAACCAAGACGACAACTGCCCCAGCAACGATAATAATACCCACAAACCACACAACATTTGATAAAAATAATCCAATTAAATGCGGTTTATATTCGTTCTCACTACTCACAATACATACAGACCAATCCAGTGAAGACTGCTGACAGATTCCATGCTTCTTATCACTCTCTCCCATGCGGTGAAAGTCAAATGGCGCTCCACTTTTAGCAGCAGCTTTTCCAACAGAGAGTGAATGCTTTGCATCTGGATTACCCTCTGCCATAACAAAGCTTTGATTTGGATGCACATAGAAAACATCTCTAAAGATAGAAACTTCTCTTTTATCCGTTTTTATTGCGCGTATATCTGCAGCAAACTCAACTAAATCTACATCAACGCCAACCGCCCCAACGACATTATTATCTATCTTAATGGGTGCAAATATGGTAATAACGCCATTTCCCGTTGCTACATCTTTATATGACTCTGTATTGCCTACCGATTGTGTTTGCAATGCTTGCTGAAACCATGGACGCTCCCTTGCATCATATACCCTACCATCGCTATATTTCATGGTCCTTACTTTGTATTCTTCAGCCTTTGCCGCGGTATATGTGAATCCATCATTACTCCAAGACACATAAACCTGCAATACACCAGACACCATAGCTATGCTATGTAAATATGCAGGCAAACTACTTCTTGTGAAGAATTGTTCGTGATTACGCGAGAGATCCTTTGCTACTTTTTCTGCAAAATCAAATTGTCTTTTCATAAGGATATCAACATAAGTTGTCATGACTTTTACGCGATTATTATTTTCAGCAATACTATTCCCAATAAACATATTGCGTTGCTTTACATACTCCACTACACCAAAAAAGGTAAAACACAACACAAGCACAATAACGATACTTAATGACATTTTCCTTGACATAGAATCTAACTCCTTAATTTTTCCATCAACTACTTTGTGTTAGCCTAACATTAGGCAAAAATCAAACATTAAAAATATGAAAACTAAATAAACATATTACTAAAAATATTCAAAGTTAAGTGTTACGAAAATACCACAAATATTTCTTTGAAACACAAAACCATGCTTCTTTTAGCAACATAATGTAATATTTTAATGAGTATTACAATAAGTTATATTTATATAAACATAAATCTTTTATAAATACGCATTAATAACCAGCTTATAAAGCTTTCCTTATTTTTAAATGGCAGAAATTATACATTAAAAAAATACAAATCACACATATTTTTTTGTCATAGTCTAGTTATTTTAACTATAAAATTTTGTTATTCCTGCAGCTTTCATAACTCCCTGCACATAATTACTATAATAATAAGAACATTTTTTATAGTTAATATTTTAATTATGAAAAAATAATAATGTAGAATATTTTTACATTATTGTTTTTAAAAAATCTATTGACTCACATTTTCTTATTGTGGTGCAATATGCAGATAATTTAGAAGTATGGATTAAAGAAGCACAAGGGGTTATAACAAGGACAAGGCTTGGAGACCCTATGCCTTAATAGTGTGTCTTTATAGTGAAATTCATCTTTGGCATTTCATTTCAAAAAGATTATATAAAAAAATAGCTAGTCATTGACCTCTAGGTAACTCCTAGCTATTTTTTCACATAAAGCTTTAAAAGCAAATACGCAAATATTGGAATTTGGTTTTGTTTGCTTACTTTGTTATTTTTGCAAGTATGGGTAAAATCCTTGCGGATTGCACGAGACTTTGAAAAAGTCGAAAAATCTAGCTTTTATGTAAGTAGAGATGTAACGCTATCGCTCAACATGACAAGCTAGAATAGATATTAAGAATTCAAAAGAAGTTAAGCAAATAGTAGATATAATTACATTGAGGTTGCTACCCAAAAGGCTGCAACCTTTCGGGTAAATTTAAACAGCCTTGTAAAAAGGAGTTTTAATGAAGCTCGAATTGCTGCTTACAATTCTTGGGTTTATTATATCTTTTTAAGCTTAATGTTAGCTTTGCTGAAATAAGCTTATAATAAATAACCTTAGAATACTTGCAAATGCAAGGCAAAGCCTTATGGCTTTGTTGTAAGTGGTATGAAATAAACACATATAACCGACATATACTTAATTTATAAGCTTTGCTATTCTCATGCAAATACTTAAAAAAGGCATTGCATGGGATACATACTCACACCAACACAAGCAGAAAATGATAATAAACTCATTAACAATACACTTGAAAGCTTAAAGACTACAAACCTTTTAAAACAATCACAAGATACTACCATTAATCCTAATCTAAGCACACAGAATACACAAACAACACAAGCATTGCAATTACCACCAAAATTACCACAAGGAAAAATCCCACAAAATATGGCAGATTCCACAAAAAATACACAAAATCCACAACATAGCAACACACAAAAAAATATCGGCTTTGATAGCAATGTCTTATCCACACAAAACATAGCAAAGCCACTGCCACAAAATGATATGAGCACTAATAACACACAGACTACACAAAAGCCCTTTAATACTCAAATAGCCCTAAGTAGTGATAAAGATTTCAAACCACAAAGTGAAATGCCACAACAAGCACAGATTCCACAAATACAAACACCACCTAAAAAAAGCAGACTACAAAGAGAGATAGAATCTACAAAGTATGCAACAAACTTTAATCAATCTGCATATACAAGAAATACGACTGCATTTTTAGGCAAACCGCATGAGTTTAGCAATCATAAACTAGCTATGGCAGCAAAATTAAGGCTATTAGAAAATTTCGATAATAATGCAAATATAGATGATGAAGTCTTTCAAAGATATAACATAATAGATAATGCAGTAGCAGCCCTAGAAACTGCTAAAAAGATACATGGTGAAAACTCTAAAGCATATAAAGATATTTTAGACCAATATATGCAATATGGCATATTAAAAGATAATGGCATTAAAGATTATGCAAGTTTGGCAGAGTTTTATAATAAGGGCGGTAATGTAGGTATTAAGACAGAGTTTAAAGGAAGTGAGAATAAAGAGAGTGGGCTAGATTCTGTTGATGATAAAGAGAGTAAAAATACAGGTAAATATGGAAGCATTGCTGAATACAATTTAACTCACATGCAAATGGTAAATGACGCAAAAAGACAGGATAAAAGCATACTTAATGGCACGACAGATTGGGCTTTGCATGGCAAATATGATACAGGCTCACAAGTAAATTCAAGGGAACAATATGAAAAAGGCATACATGCTGGGACTTCTTTGTTCTTCGCATTATGCAAGATAATTACTTTAAAATTTTTCCAATATTTCAAAATCATTATGAAATTCTTTAAAGCAGTCATAACTATATTTTTTGCCATTATTTAGAATCTGTCCTTGTTTATTGATACGCAAGGTTGTCTTTTGATTATCCGTGATTTGATAGGTAGGCAAACTCATATCATCAAATCTGCCTACATCGCTTGAGTGAAAAATATAATAATGGATAATGGACTGCTCTAAGTTTTCATCATCTGCAAAGACAGCTATCCACACATAAAATACGCAATTATCTATGTCATAGCGGATTTTAGGGTGGAAGCTAAATTCTCGTGCATTTGGCTTTTTACTAGGCTTTCCCTCACTAGTTTTAACCTGCAAATATTTTGTAACAATATCTAGCTTACTCTCTTTGCAAAATTCGCATAGATTTGTTACACATTTTGCTTTTTGCCCCTGCCAAGATTCTTGCCTTATAAGCTGATTGCTAAATTTCTCGCACACTTTGCAATAATATTTTGAAATCACAAAGTCAATCCCCTCATCAATATAGCCCCTATGCACTTGCCACCCTAAGCTATGTAGCTTCATCGCTAACTGCATTTCGCCATAAAGCCCTATGACTTGCTTTTTCTTTTCTTCGTCTAATTGTGTATTCATAGCTCATACTCCCCTAAATTTTTCTTACCTAAAAATTTATACACACTCTCTTTTAAGCTCATATCTCGCTCTATGCCTACGCCAATTCTGCCTAGCTCATCGGCTACTTTCACACTTGTGCCAAGCCCCATAAATGGGTCCAATACTCGCTCTCCCTTGTAGCTAAACATTTTTATCGCAAATTCTGGAATCTCTTTTGGAAAAGGTGCGGTATGTCCCAGCGTATTTTGCCCTTTAGAATTTATCTTTATCACAGGATTTATTGCCTTTATGTCCCTACGCCACGCATAAATGAAGTCCTTATCTATCTCATTGCCACGATTAAACGCTTCATTTTGCGTGAAATAAGTTTTTGCACTAAATCGCTTCCCACGATTTGCCTTGCTTCGCTCAAAGCAATGAAGATTCTTACACTCCCAGCTTCTAAGCCCCTTTTCTGTGTAAGCATTGCCATTAACCTGCAAACAGCCACACACAGGGCAAGGGTAACGCGTCTCATCACTTCTGTGCTTATGAAAGATTAAAATATGCTCATAGCAATTCATAGGGTATTGATAGTAGGGATAGGGCTTATCGCCATTTTTATGCCTTTGGCTTTGCACTTGCCCTTTATCCCAAATAATATCATCTACAAAACTAAAGCCCACCTTTTCAAAAAGCATTATAAAATACGCCCCCAAAGGCAGCCGTCTCTTACCCCAAGTAGAACGCGTGAAAAGGTTATCGTTATCAAAAATATCGCCCACATTAAAGACAAATACGCGGTGATTATCAAGCACCCTATAACACTCTCTTAAAATCGCCTCCATATCGCTCATATACGCATTTAAATCGCTCCATTGTGCGTAAGCCCTAGCATTATAATAAGGCGGACTTGTTACCATTGCCCCCACCGATTCACTTTTCATCTGCTTTAAGCCTTGCAGACAATCGCCCCACAAAATCTTTTTAGAGTCTTTATTTTGCAAAAAAGATTCTAGGTTTGCATCGTGTTTATAGCGTGATT
Proteins encoded:
- a CDS encoding DNA-methyltransferase, with product MTQILRKHNDMVSNDSYLHTILQKSQKYLEQTFSESELMEFHARIKPLYALKDTKEIVRAFEKNYYDFVKECYQSRYKHDANLESFLQNKDSKKILWGDCLQGLKQMKSESVGAMVTSPPYYNARAYAQWSDLNAYMSDMEAILRECYRVLDNHRVFVFNVGDIFDNDNLFTRSTWGKRRLPLGAYFIMLFEKVGFSFVDDIIWDKGQVQSQRHKNGDKPYPYYQYPMNCYEHILIFHKHRSDETRYPCPVCGCLQVNGNAYTEKGLRSWECKNLHCFERSKANRGKRFSAKTYFTQNEAFNRGNEIDKDFIYAWRRDIKAINPVIKINSKGQNTLGHTAPFPKEIPEFAIKMFSYKGERVLDPFMGLGTSVKVADELGRIGVGIERDMSLKESVYKFLGKKNLGEYEL
- a CDS encoding methyl-accepting chemotaxis protein; this translates as MSRKMSLSIVIVLVLCFTFFGVVEYVKQRNMFIGNSIAENNNRVKVMTTYVDILMKRQFDFAEKVAKDLSRNHEQFFTRSSLPAYLHSIAMVSGVLQVYVSWSNDGFTYTAAKAEEYKVRTMKYSDGRVYDARERPWFQQALQTQSVGNTESYKDVATGNGVITIFAPIKIDNNVVGAVGVDVDLVEFAADIRAIKTDKREVSIFRDVFYVHPNQSFVMAEGNPDAKHSLSVGKAAAKSGAPFDFHRMGESDKKHGICQQSSLDWSVCIVSSENEYKPHLIGLFLSNVVWFVGIIIVAGAVVVLVVRRNLQPLNVIESDLSAFFKFLSYQSKTPPKTTLIKNKDEFGKMSHRINKEIEEIVALRHDEQSLLQSINDLIAEAKDGRFGSQIDIVSNNPNLQGVVDALNTMSGILKKNICADIARINIVLDAVSKEDYSQQINEPVGIETGINIAIAQFANMLKMNAGLIDKLASYSKSLDDNTRNLHKSSMQQAQGVEDTAGSIAHITESIGNINEQSKSIIKQSEDIKSVIGIIRDIADQTNLLALNAAIEAARAGEHGRGFAVVADEVRKLAERTQKSLGEIEANTTILTQGIMDISSLISEQNDKILHINDNISAISEATQENADIADSTHEVGAKIYEIVESVSTQLASKKF